One Nitrospinota bacterium DNA segment encodes these proteins:
- a CDS encoding OadG family protein, with protein MSDFESGLILMVLGMTVVFVFLSFLILLVDIMSSTIGKFFPDKVAKVAVPVSKGGEIAAITAAVHKYMGRKK; from the coding sequence ATGAGTGATTTTGAAAGCGGGCTTATCTTGATGGTTCTGGGGATGACTGTTGTATTCGTATTCCTCAGTTTTCTGATCCTGCTCGTTGATATTATGAGTTCAACCATTGGGAAATTTTTCCCGGACAAAGTGGCGAAAGTAGCGGTTCCTGTTTCCAAAGGGGGAGAGATAGCGGCCATCACCGCCGCCGTACACAAATATATGGGGAGAAAAAAGTGA